From Abiotrophia defectiva ATCC 49176:
ATAACCAAGCAGACTTTGACTCTAACCGCCGAGGTGGTGGTAGCCGCCGTAAGAACCGTGGTCGTCACAACCGTCAAAATGCTAACGTGACCGAATCCAAGGGGATTACTGCTCGTAAGCATAAGGAATTGCCAGAGAAGTTAGTCTACACGGAAGGTATGAATATCCAAGAGATTGCTAAGCTCTTCCACCGTGACGCTAGTGAAATCATCAAGAAACTCCTCATGTTAGGGGTTATGGCCAACCAAAACCAAGCGCTTTCCAAGGAAGTTATTGAATTAATTGCCATGGAATATGGGGTAGAAGCAGAAGAAAAAGTGGTCATTGATAATGCTGACTTGGAACGTCACTTCGCCCAAGAAGAAATTAAGCCTGAAAACTTAGTCACACGTCCACCAGTTGTCACCATTATGGGGCACGTCGACCATGGTAAGACCACTCTCTTGGACCAATTGCGTAATACCAACGTTTCCGAAGGTGAAGCCGGCGGGATTACCCAGCATATCGGGGCCTACCAAGTTAAGATTAACGACAAGTTAATTACCTTCTTAGATACGCCTGGTCACGAGGCCTTCACCACTATGCGTGCCCGTGGTGCGGATGTTACTGACATCACCATCATCGTGGTAGCAGCGGATGACGGGGTCATGCCTCAAACGGTTGAAGCTATTAACCACGCCAAAGCGGCTGATGTTCCAATCATCGTTGCTATTAACAAGATTGATAAGCCTGGGGCTAATCCTGATCGCGTCATGCAAGAATTAACCGAGCACGGTTTGATTCCAGAAGCATGGGGTGGGGAAACTATCTTCGTGCCAATTTCTGCTAAGTTCAATCAAAACATTGAAGAACTCTTGGAGATGATTCTCTTAGTTTCTGAAGTGGAAGAATTGAAGGCTGATCCTCAACGCTTGGCTATCGGGACCGTTATCGAAGCCCGTTTAGACAAGTCTCAAGGTTCAACGGCAACTCTCTTGGTACAACAAGGGACCCTTCATGTGGGGGATCCAATCGTTGTCGGGAATGCCTACGGTAAAGTCCGGACCATGGTCAACGACGCTGGCCGTCGTATTCGCCAAGCGGGTCCTGCAACGCCAGTTGAAATCACTGGTTTGAATGACGCGCCGCAAGCGGGTGACCTCTTTGTAGTCTTCCCAGACGAAAAATCTGCTCGTGCGGCAGGTGAAGAACGTGCTAAACGTGCTCAGTTGGCTATGCGTGACCTTAAGAAGAAGGTGACCTTGGACAACTTGTTCGAGAGCTTGCAAGAAGGCGAGCTCAAGTCTGTTAATGTCATCATCAAAGGCGACGTACAAGGTTCCGTTGAAGCCTTGTCCGCTAGTCTTCAGAAGATTGATGTTGAAGGCGTCCGTGTGGACATTATCCACCAAGCAGTAGGTGCCATCAACGAAAGTGATATTACCCTGGCTCAAGCTTCAGGTGCCATTGTTATCGGCTTTAACGTGCGTCCTACGCCACAAGCGCGTTCCTTGGCCAACGATAACGAAATCGATATTCGTCTCCACCGCATTATCTACAATGTCATCGAGGAGATCGAAACAGCCATGAAGGGTATGCTAGATCCTGAATACGTGGAAGAAATTACCGGTCAAGTGGTTGTTCGTGAAACTTTCGTCGTTTCTAAGGTTGGGACAATTGCAGGTTCTTATGTCTTGGATGGTTTCATCCAACGTAACAGCAAGGTTCGGATTATTCGTGACAACATTGTCATCTATGAAGGCGAACTAGCTAGTCTCAAACGCTTCAAAGACGATGCCAAAGAAGTTACTAAGGGCTTTGAGTGCGGGATTATGATTGAAAACTATAACGACATTAAAATTGACGACATCATCGAACCATACCGTATGGTTGAAGTCAAACGTAGCTAGGAGGGAGCAAGCCTATGGCAAACTATCGTGTAGGCCGTGTACGCCAAGAAATCATGCGTGAAGTCAACCGCATTTTGCTACGCGAAGCCAAAGATCCGCGTATCGAAGGGGTGACCATTACCGATGTGGATTTAACAGGCGACTTGCAACAGGCGACCATCTTCTACTCAACACTGAGTGATAAAGCTGGTGAGCGTCAGAAGACGGAAGCAGGGCTCAAGGCAGTAACAGGTCTGGTTCGCAGTGAACTGGGCAAGGTTCTCAAGCTCTACAAGACACCTGAAATCCGTTTCGAACGTGACCGTTCTGTAGACTACGGAAATCGCATTGATCAATTACTCAACCAAATTCATCAACAAGATCAAGCAGAATAAGCCAAAGAGACTAGCTTAGCCTAGTCTCTTTTTTGATGGCTCAAAATGTGACTTAGTCAGCACAAGTATGAGGAGGGCGACTTGTTTAACTAGTCTATTTAACCTATAATAAGAGTTAGATATTTTTGCCAAAGAGAAGGTGACATCCGTGAATATTGAAAACCAGATTCAACAGAGTCAAGTTACGCATTTATCTCAGCTTCTTACAGATGCTCTTGAGCGAGCCTTTACTTCCATGACCTCACCCCAGCAGCAAGCCTTATTAGCCAAGCTTAAGAATTTAGCGGATCAAGGGGACTACTCGGCTTATGTGGCAGCTATTCAGCCACTGGCTGAAGAAGATTTAGCGCTAGTAGCCCGTTACTTCTCGGCCTTGCCATTCCTGATTAACATCGCAGAAGACGTGGAGTTAGCTAGTCAGATTAAAATGAAACGTTGTCGTCACACTGATTTAGAAGGGGAGTTGCCGGCTACATTGGCTGCCATCAAGCAAGCAGGCAAGGGACAAGTGCTTGAACGTCCCATGACCATTGAGCCAGTCTTAACGGCTCACCCAACTCAGGTTCAACGTAAGTCCATGTTAGATCTCATGGATAAGCTTTATGGCCTTTTAAGGGATTATCGTAACACGAGACCGGAATTTTTAGACAGACAAGCTTGGCAACACGAGCTTGAAGCCGTCATTGAAATTATCTTAGGCACAGATTTGATTCGCGAGCAGAAGCTACAAGTCGCAAACGAAATCGCCAATGTTATGACTTATTATCAGAAATCTCTGATTGAAAGTATTACAGATATTACCCTTAATTATCGCCAAGCCCTAGATTCAATGGAGATAGAGTCACAGCAAGCCCTGCCCATTACCATGGGCATGTGGATTGGTGGGGATCGAGATGGCAACCCTTATGTGACTGCGGAAACCTTACGCCTGACTGCCCACATTCAATCACAAGTCATTTTAGACTATTACTTAAGTAGCCTGGATCAGCTTTATCGCCGCTATTCTTTCTCCAGTGATTTGGTGTCTGTGACCCCAGAATTGGCTGCTTTAGCAGAAGTTTCTGGAGATTACTCTATTTTCCGCCAGAAGGAGCCCTATCGTAAGGCCTTAAACACCATTAAGAATCGCCTTTGCGCTAGCAAATCCTTAATTTTAGGGGAGGATTCTCAGCCTCAAGTCCAAGCCTATCCAGATGCCGAGACCTTCAAGGCTGACTTAAACATTGTCCTTGCTGCACTTAAGGCTGATGGTAAGGAGTCACACACTTTAGCTCCTCTAGAATCCTTAATTGTTTGTGCAGAAATATTTGGTTTCCATTTAGCCAGTATCGACCTAAGACAAGACTCCAGTATCAATGAGGCTTGTGTGGCTGAATTATTGGCACAATCCAAGGTTGAGGAAAATTATAGTCAGCTAGATGAAGCAAGCAAAATCCAGTGCCTCTTACACCAGTTAACCCAAGAACCTCGTCGCTTATCGAGCGCCTTAAATCAACCATCTGATATTCTGAATCGTGAGATGGCTATTTATCAAGCCGTCGCTGACCTACAAAATCGTTTGGGCCATCGCATCATCAAACGCCATATTATTTCTCATACTACTTCTGTTTCTGACTTGTTAGAGTTGGCTTTGCTCTTCAAGGAAGTAGGCTTAATCGGCCCTGACTGGGCACATGTCCAACTAGTGCCACTCTTCGAGACCATTGAAGACTTAGAAGAAGCCCTAGAGGTCATGACTACTTACTTGCGCCTACCTCTTGTTCAGAAATGGCTAGCAAGTCAAGATTGGTGTCAGGAAATTATGCTAGGCTATTCGGATTCCAACAAGGATGGGGGATACCTTGCTTCTGGCTGGGCTCTCTATCTAGCACAGAATAAATTAACCCGTTTAGGTAGGGAAGAGGGCATTACCATTAGCTTCTTCCACGGTCGTGGGGGAACCGTCGGACGTGGCGGTGGTCCAAGTTATGAGGCCATTATGTCTCAACCTATTGGGACTATTAACCGTTTGATGCGGGTGACAGAGCAGGGTGAAGTCATTGGGACCAAGTATGGTAATCCCGACACAGCCTATTATCAATTGGAAAACATGTTAGTGGCCTCCTTGTCTCACGTCTTGTTAGCCCATGAAGTGCAAGACAGCAAACCTTATGAAGCAGTTATGAATCGCTTGGTTGATTGGAGCTATCAAGCCTATCGCCAATTAGTCTTTGCAACTCCTGGCTTCTCCGATTTCTTCTTCCAAGCAACGCCAATTAAGGAAGTTAGCCAGCTTAATATTGGATCTCGTCCTGCCTCACGTAAGAAGGTGACCGATATTGATGGTCTGCGGGCTATACCTTGGGTCTTCTCTTGGTCACAGAGTCGCATGATGTTCCCAGGTTGGTATGGTGTAGGAACCGCCTTCCAACGTTTTATTGAAGAAGACCCTAGTCATCTAGCTTTATTACAAGAAATGTATGCAGAATGGCCATTCTTCCGGGCTTTACTATCTAATGTAGACATGGTCTTGGCTAAGTCTGATATGGAAGTGGCGCGTTACTATAGCCAACTAGTTGAGGATCCTGAGGGACAAGCTATTTTCCAAACCCTAGAGACAGAGTGGCAACGCACCAAGGATCTCCTCTTACAAATAGAAGGGGAAGTGCAACTATTGGCACAAAATAATTACCTGCGTGATTCCTTAGCCATGCGTCTACCTTACTTCAATGCCCTTAATTACTTACAGGTGGAACTGATTAGACGGTCTCGTCAAGAACCGCTCAGTCCTTTGGCTAGCAAGATTTTGCACATTACCATTAATGGGATTGCAACTGGCTTGCGTAACTCTGGTTGATGACACTTCTGAAGCCCTTATCTAAGCCCTTTGTTAGTCTTTTGGCCTTAAATCTGATATAATAAATCGTTATGAAATTTAAAGGAGCGTCGCACACTATGTATCACGGAATCTTGGTAATCAATAAACCAGTTGGCATGACCAGTCACGATGTTGTCTTTAAATTACGCAAAATCCTCAGAACCAAACGCATTGGTCACACCGGTACTTTGGATCCTAACGTGGCGGGTGTCTTAGTCTGTTGTATTGGCCAAGCGACGAAGTTAGTAGAAGACCTCATGGACGGCCAAAAGGGTTACCGGGGTGAAATCACCTTGGGATTTTCTACCGAGACGGAGGATGCCGATGGGGCGCCTGTCGAACATAAGCGACTTAAAGAGCCAGTGTCTGATGCCGCAATTGATGCCGCCATGGCGACTTTTCTAGGAGAGATTGTTCAGATTCCGCCTTATTACTCAGCCGTTAAAGTAGGCGGCAAGCGTCTCTATGAATATGCGCGTGCAGGTCAGCAAGTGGAACGTCCACGCCGAATAGCTCGGATTGACCGCTTTGAACGACTAGGGGCTAGTGAATTCGACCCACATGAAGGCCTACAACGCTGGTCTTTTGATGTCCAATGTGGCAAGGGAACCTATGTTAGAACCCTAGCAGTTGATTTAGGAGCTAAGCTAGGCTATCCAAGTCACATGTCTCATCTGGTCCGTTATATGACGGGGGGCTATAGCTTGTCTCAGGCCCATAGCCTAGAAGAAGTAGCCCAAGCGGCAGATCAAGGGCGAGTTAGCCATATCCTAGTCCCACTGGATCAAGCAATCAACTTCTGCCCACACTACCACTTGCAAGATTCAGAGTGGACCATAGTCAAGAATGGGCAGGTTGTGCCAAGCACTGCTTTCAACCTAGCTCTCAAAGAGGCTACCGCTTGCTACTACCAAGGCAAAGTTCGTGCCATTTACGGGCCGCATCCAAGCAAACCTGGTATGGTCAAGCCCTTGAAGATGTTTACCTATGAAGAGGAGTCACGATAGACAACATGGAAATTATTCGTATACACCATCCAAATCTTCCGCAACTTAAGGGGCCTATTGTCTTGGTTTTAGGATTCTTCGATGGCGTGCATCGGGGGCATCAGGCTGTCATTCAAGCTGGTCGCCGCGAAGCCGACCGTTTAGGCCTGCCTTTGGCGGTCATGACCTTCAACCAACATCCTAAAATCGTATACAGTCGGCTGACAGCAGCTGAGATGGATTACCTATCAGACTTAGACCGTAAGATGGAATTACTTGAAGCCAATCAGGTGGATATGGTCTTCTTAGTCGATTTTACCTATCCCTTTGGCTCCCAATCTCCTCAAGCTTTTGTTGAAAAATACATTGTCGGCCTTAAGGCTCAGGTAGTGGTAGCGGGTTTTGACTATACTTATGGTCCAAAAGAAGAAGCCAACATGTCCACCTTACCGCAACACGCAGCTGATCGCTTCCATATTATTGAAGTGCCTGAACTTGTGCTTAATCAAGAAAAAATCGGCTCGACACCCATTCGGGAACTCTTGCGAGAAGGAAAAATCGATGAGGCCAATTTGGCTCTAGGCTATGTCTATGAGACCAGCGGTGTGGTCGTTCATGGTGAGAAGCGAGGACGAACCATCGGCTTCCCAACGGCTAATATTCGTCCCAAAGCTGGCCAAGTCCAACCAGGGCCGGGCATCTATGTAGTCGAGATTCAAGTTAACGGCATTTGGCATCAAGGCATGGCTTCGATTGGCTATAATGTGACCTTTGAGACGGATACAGGTCTGACCTGTGAAGTGCATATTTTTAACTTCAACCAACTCATTTATGGTGAAACTGTCAAGGTTCGTTGGCACCACTATCTACGTGGCGAAGTTAAGTTTGAATCAGTGCAAGGCCTTATTCAACAACTGCAGACTGACCAAGCAGCCTCACAAGCTTACTTTCAGCAAATTAAGAAGGAGGGTTAGCATGCAAGCCAAGGCCGCCTATATACATATTCCTTTCTGCAAGAAAATTTGCCATTATTGTGCCTTTAATAAGTTTTTCTATGATGGCCAACCAGTCGGGGATTACCTGGCCGCCTTGGACCAGGAAATGGCTGCCTATGGCCTCGATCAGACGCAGCCCCTGGACACCCTCTATATTGGGGGCGGGACCCCAAGTTGCTTGTCTTTGTCTGAGTTAGACTATTTGCTAGCCTCTATTCACCGGCGCTTGCCACTAACGGACAAGACCGAATTTTCTTTTGAGATTAACCCAGGTGAACTTAGCATAGAAAAATGTCGTCTGCTCAAAGACCAAGGAGTCAACCGTATTAGCATGGGAGTCCAGACCTTCAATGACCGACTACTGCGTAAAATTGGACGTAACCATCGGGAAAAGCAAATCTACCAATCCATCGACTGGTTTCGCCAGGTAGGCTTTGAAAATCTCAGTATTGATTTGATTTTTCGTTTGCCAGAACAGACTTTAGCAGACTTCGATGAGAGTTTGACCAAGGCCTTATCTTTGGATTTGCCTCATTATTCCCTTTACTCTCTGATTATTGAGAATCAGACGGTCTTCCAGCAACTCATGCGCCAGGGCAAGTTGCCCCTGCCTAGCGAGGATGTAGATGCTGATATGTTTCAATTGGCCATCGACCGGCTTAAGGAAGCAGGCATTAACCAGTACGAAGTCTCCAACTTCGCCAAACCAGGCTATGAATCGCAACACAATCTAGGTTACTGGCGTTATACGCCTTACTATGGTTTTGGTGCGGGTGCCCATGGTTTCCTAGATGGGACGCGTTATTACAATCACGGGCCCGTTCACCATTATCTTAAACAATTAAGAGCCGGAAATAAGCCCATTATTGACGCCAGTCCCCTGGACTTAGTTGATCAGATGGAAGAATTTCTCTTCTTGGCCTTGCGGACCACGCAAGGGGTCTGCCTGACAGACTTCCAAACACGTTTTGGCCATCGGGCGGAAGTCTTGTTTGCTGATTTCTTCAGACAGCAAGCTGAGCGTGGACTTTTAATAGAAGAAAGTGACCGTATTTATTTAACTACTAGGGGCCTTTTCCTAGCAGATTTAGTCTTTCGGGATTTGATCGGTTGGCTCAAGGAAAGACCGCAAATAATGAATAAGGAGGATTAATTGATGAATCGTAAATTTTTGAAAAATTTCTTTTTAGTGGTTTTAGGGAGTTTAATCTTTGCCTACTCCATTAATTTGTTACTCGTGCCTAACCATATGGGGGAGGGCGGCGTGACCGGGGTCACATTGCTACTCAAGTATACGCTAGGTTGGGATAACGCCATCACTTACTGGATCATCAACGTGGTCCTCTTAATTATTGGTTGGCGTTATCTAGAGCGGGAAACCCTCTATTTGACCATTGTATCGGTTATGTGTATTTCCATCTTTCAGAAGATTCTGCCTTCCACAGGCTTTATCCCTGAAAATTCCATGATTATTCCTCTTATGGCAGGTGCCATGATTGGGGTAGGGCTTGGTTTGGTCTTCCTAGGCGGCGGGACCACTGCTGGGGCTGACATTATCGTGATGATTCTCAATAAATATTTTGGGATTAACACCTCTGCTGGTTTCCTCATGATTGATACGGTCGTTGTACTTTCAACTTCCTTTGTTATCGGCTTAGAGAAGACAGTCTTAACCTTAGCCATGCTGGTTGTCTTTACCCGCATCATGAACTTCATCTTAGAAGGTTTCAACCCTAAGAAGTCCGTTACCATCATCTCTAAAGAATCGGATAAAGTGGCGCAGGCTATTTCTCAACGCATTCAGCGTGGGATTACCATCCTCAAAGGGGAAGGTTACTACACCCGCAATGAGAAAGATGTCCTCTTCATCGTGGTTAGCCGTAACCAGATCCTGGCTCTGCAACGGACGGTGCTTGAGATTGATCCAACTGCCTTTATGATTATCTCCAATGTCCAACAAGTACACGGGGAAGGCTTCTCCTTCTATCTAGATGCTGAGACTGGCCAACAGATTCCTCATCGCTAAAAAGCTTATAAACTCGCGCTTTTAACTAGTGCGAGTTTTTATTCTGAGCGAAATTAGCACTCTAACAAAAAGAGTGCTAAAATTTATGTCCAAAAGGGTTGACAGGGGGTAAAATAGGGTGTATACTAGCATTAGCACTTGAGGTAAAAGAGTGCTAAAAAAGAGGTGAGAACAATGTTAACAGCTAGGCAACAACAAATTTTACAGTTGATTGTGCAGCTGTATGGCCAGTATGAAGAACCGATTGGGTCTAAGACCCTGCTTCAGAAGAGTCTATTGGATGTCTCACCGGCAACCGTACGAAACGATATGTTGGCACTTGAGCGCATTGGCTATCTCAAGAAGGCTCATTCTTCTAGTGGACGGATTCCATCCTTTGATGGCTACCGCTACTATGTAGATCAACTGATTGAGGATCAAGCAGATATTCAAATGGCCAAGCAAGATAGTGAGGTAATTCAATCTATCTTCCGAGATCGCCATTTTGACGCCATGCAGCACGCCCAATTGGCGGCTGATATCTTAGTCTCCTTGACTGGCTATACGGCCGTCGTTTTGGGAGAATCCAAGGAACAATATCATTTAAGTGAGTTCCGCTTGATACAACTCAGCGAGAGTCGGATTGTCGCCATTGTCTTGACTGACAAGGGAAGTGTTGAAAGTGATCTAGTAGATTTACCACGATCCTTAAGTCGAGAGGACTTGGGTCGTTTGACTCAAGCTATCAACCAGGAAATTGTTGGCTTATCCTTACTAGAAGCTCAGCAACGACTTAAATTGACCTTGCCACTCTTGATGCAGCGCTTAGTTGGCTTCCAAGTCGACTTTTCGTCAGTTATCACCAAATTAATGCGCCATTTGAAGGGGCGTAGTTACTATGTCAGTGGTAAGAATAACTTATTCGATTCAGTAGAAGTGTCAGATTACAAGCGACTCTTCAACCTAATCGATGGGTCAGCAGAAATGTTCCAACTACTTGAAGCCAAGCAAGGCTTAGCAGTTGAACTGGGATTGGGAGGCCTAGCAGACGTCAGTCTAGTGACCTCATCCTATCAGTATCAAGCACAACAGGTCATCATCGGCCTAGTTGGTCCCGCTACTATGCCTTACCAGCGTGTACTGGGCTTGATGCATCACATCACGCATGAACTGGCCCATTATTAAGTAGCCACACCCAGAATTACCAAACCCTTAAAGGAGGCGATTACGTGTCAAACACAGAAAAAGAAGTGCTCAAGCAAGACACGCCTGTTCAAGATGAAATGCTTGATAAGATTCAAGACAGTGCTGATCAAGAAGAGGTTCAAGTTGATCAATCAAGCCAGAGCCTAGATCAAGCCATTGAAGAAGCGGAAGATCAAGTGAGTCAACTAGAGGCAGAAAAAGAGGCCTTATCTGACCAACTCTTACGCTTGCAAGCAGAAATCCAGAACATGCGACGCATTAACCAACGTGAACGCCAAGATGCAGCAAAATATCGCTCGCAAAGCTTGGCTAGCCATCTCTTAGATGTAGCTGATAACTTGGAACGCGCCTTAGCAACCCCAGCTGAGTCTGAAGATGCCAAAGCCATCCATAAGGGCATCGAGATGGTTTACAAGCAGTTCCAACAAGCCTTTGAAAAAGAAGGCATTAGCGTTATTGACCCATTGAACCAAGCCTTTGATCCTAATTTCCATCAGGCAGTTAGTATGATGCCTGCAGGCGAGGGTCAGGAAGCTGATACCGTCATTAATGTCTTGCAAAAAGGCTATATGCTACAAGACCGGGTCTTAAGACCTGCCATGGTCATTGTCGCTCAGTAACAATTTAATGAATATTCCAGACTAAAAAATCAAACTAAAAGAAAAGAGGAAACTATTATGGCAAAAATTATTGGTATTGACTTAGGGACTACAAACTCTGCCGTATCTGTCTTAGAAGGCGGCGAAGCAAAAATTATCCCAAACCCAGAAGGTAACCGTACAACGCCATCTGTTGTGGCTTTCAAAAATGGTGAAATCCAAGTAGGGGAAGTAGCTAAGCGTCAAGCCGTTACCAACCCATCAACCGTAAGTTCTATCAAGCGTCACATGGGCGACGGCAGCTACAAGGTCCACATGGACGGCAAAGACTACACACCACAAGAAATCTCTGCGATGATTCTCCAATACTTGAAGTCTTATGCAGAAGACTACTTAGGTGAGAAGGTTGATAAGGCCGTTATCACCGTACCTGCCTACTTCAACGACGCACAACGTCAGGCTACCAAAGATGCTGGTAAAATCGCTGGGTTAGAAGTTGAACGTATTGTCAACGAACCAACAGCCGCTGCTTTGGCCTATGGTTTAGACAAGACGGACAAAGAAGAAAAAGTCTTAGTCTTCGACTTAGGGGGCGGTACCTTCGACGTATCCATCCTTGAATTAGGTGATGGCGTCTTCGACGTATTGTCAACTTCAGGGGACAACCACTTAGGTGGGGACGACTTCGACCAAAAGATTATGGACTACTTAGTTGCTGAATTTAAGAAAGAACATGGTGTAGACCTTTCTAAAGATAAGATGGCCCTCCAACGTCTTAAAGACGCTGCGGAAAAAGCTAAGAAGGACTTATCTGGTGTGTCTACTACCCAAATCAGCTTACCATTTATCACTGCGTCAGCTGAAGGCCCACTTCACTTGGAATTAACCTTGACGCGTGCTAAGTTCGAAGAATTAACACACGATTTAGTAGAACGTACTAAACAACCTGTTCGTCAAGCCCTCAAAGATGCTGGCTTATCTCAATCCGATATCGACGAAGTAATCTTGGTTGGTGGTTCTACTCGTATTCCAGCCGTTGTAGAAGCGGTTCGTAAGGAAACTGGCAAAGAACCTAACAAATCTGTTAACCCTGACGAAGTAGTGGCGATGGGTGCTGCTATTCAAGGTGGGGTTATCTCCGGTGACGTTAAAGACATCGTCCTCTTAGACGTAACACCATTGTCATTAGGGATTGAAACCATGGGTGGCGTCTTCACTAAGTTGATTGACCGCAACACGACCATCCCAACAAGCAAGTCACAAGTCTTCTCAACAGCAGCTGACAACCAACCTGCGGTAGACGTACACGTCCTTCAAGGGGAACGTCAAATGGCGGCTGATAACAAGACCCTCGGTCGCTTCCAATTGACCGATATTCCACCTGCACCACGTGGTATCCCACAAATCGAAGTTACCTTTGACATCGACAAGAACGGGATCGTTAACGTAAGTGCTAAGGACTTAGGGACAGGTAAAGAACAAACTATCACCATCAAGTCTAGCTCAGGTCTGACTGATGAAGAAATCGACCGCATGGTCAAAGACGCGGAAGCTAACGCTGAAGCCGACAAGAAACGTCGTGAAGAAGCTGACCTCCGTAACGAAGTAGACCAATTAGTCTTCCAAACTGACAAAGTCTTAGCTGACCTTAAAGACAAGGTTTCTGAAGAAGAAGTTAAGAAGGCTGAAGCAGCTCGTGACGAACTCAAGGCAGCCATCGAAGCTAATGATTTAGATCAAATGAAGGCTAAACGTGACGCCCTCAATGAAATCGTCCAAAACTTAACTGTTAAACTCTATGAGCA
This genomic window contains:
- the infB gene encoding translation initiation factor IF-2 encodes the protein MTVSRVYEFAKAHNMSSKAVLELAKKNGIEFNSHMSSMTEGQTQELERLLRQPKAAPAEKATQKPKQDKQAPKAKPEAKQGHKQSENKGQNQAHQGNKQAKKPHVQESAKKHEGQAKAKPEGNRHNGQQPNNQNQRHNQADFDSNRRGGGSRRKNRGRHNRQNANVTESKGITARKHKELPEKLVYTEGMNIQEIAKLFHRDASEIIKKLLMLGVMANQNQALSKEVIELIAMEYGVEAEEKVVIDNADLERHFAQEEIKPENLVTRPPVVTIMGHVDHGKTTLLDQLRNTNVSEGEAGGITQHIGAYQVKINDKLITFLDTPGHEAFTTMRARGADVTDITIIVVAADDGVMPQTVEAINHAKAADVPIIVAINKIDKPGANPDRVMQELTEHGLIPEAWGGETIFVPISAKFNQNIEELLEMILLVSEVEELKADPQRLAIGTVIEARLDKSQGSTATLLVQQGTLHVGDPIVVGNAYGKVRTMVNDAGRRIRQAGPATPVEITGLNDAPQAGDLFVVFPDEKSARAAGEERAKRAQLAMRDLKKKVTLDNLFESLQEGELKSVNVIIKGDVQGSVEALSASLQKIDVEGVRVDIIHQAVGAINESDITLAQASGAIVIGFNVRPTPQARSLANDNEIDIRLHRIIYNVIEEIETAMKGMLDPEYVEEITGQVVVRETFVVSKVGTIAGSYVLDGFIQRNSKVRIIRDNIVIYEGELASLKRFKDDAKEVTKGFECGIMIENYNDIKIDDIIEPYRMVEVKRS
- the rbfA gene encoding 30S ribosome-binding factor RbfA — translated: MANYRVGRVRQEIMREVNRILLREAKDPRIEGVTITDVDLTGDLQQATIFYSTLSDKAGERQKTEAGLKAVTGLVRSELGKVLKLYKTPEIRFERDRSVDYGNRIDQLLNQIHQQDQAE
- the ppc gene encoding phosphoenolpyruvate carboxylase: MTSVNIENQIQQSQVTHLSQLLTDALERAFTSMTSPQQQALLAKLKNLADQGDYSAYVAAIQPLAEEDLALVARYFSALPFLINIAEDVELASQIKMKRCRHTDLEGELPATLAAIKQAGKGQVLERPMTIEPVLTAHPTQVQRKSMLDLMDKLYGLLRDYRNTRPEFLDRQAWQHELEAVIEIILGTDLIREQKLQVANEIANVMTYYQKSLIESITDITLNYRQALDSMEIESQQALPITMGMWIGGDRDGNPYVTAETLRLTAHIQSQVILDYYLSSLDQLYRRYSFSSDLVSVTPELAALAEVSGDYSIFRQKEPYRKALNTIKNRLCASKSLILGEDSQPQVQAYPDAETFKADLNIVLAALKADGKESHTLAPLESLIVCAEIFGFHLASIDLRQDSSINEACVAELLAQSKVEENYSQLDEASKIQCLLHQLTQEPRRLSSALNQPSDILNREMAIYQAVADLQNRLGHRIIKRHIISHTTSVSDLLELALLFKEVGLIGPDWAHVQLVPLFETIEDLEEALEVMTTYLRLPLVQKWLASQDWCQEIMLGYSDSNKDGGYLASGWALYLAQNKLTRLGREEGITISFFHGRGGTVGRGGGPSYEAIMSQPIGTINRLMRVTEQGEVIGTKYGNPDTAYYQLENMLVASLSHVLLAHEVQDSKPYEAVMNRLVDWSYQAYRQLVFATPGFSDFFFQATPIKEVSQLNIGSRPASRKKVTDIDGLRAIPWVFSWSQSRMMFPGWYGVGTAFQRFIEEDPSHLALLQEMYAEWPFFRALLSNVDMVLAKSDMEVARYYSQLVEDPEGQAIFQTLETEWQRTKDLLLQIEGEVQLLAQNNYLRDSLAMRLPYFNALNYLQVELIRRSRQEPLSPLASKILHITINGIATGLRNSG
- the truB gene encoding tRNA pseudouridine(55) synthase TruB, with the translated sequence MYHGILVINKPVGMTSHDVVFKLRKILRTKRIGHTGTLDPNVAGVLVCCIGQATKLVEDLMDGQKGYRGEITLGFSTETEDADGAPVEHKRLKEPVSDAAIDAAMATFLGEIVQIPPYYSAVKVGGKRLYEYARAGQQVERPRRIARIDRFERLGASEFDPHEGLQRWSFDVQCGKGTYVRTLAVDLGAKLGYPSHMSHLVRYMTGGYSLSQAHSLEEVAQAADQGRVSHILVPLDQAINFCPHYHLQDSEWTIVKNGQVVPSTAFNLALKEATACYYQGKVRAIYGPHPSKPGMVKPLKMFTYEEESR
- the ribF gene encoding riboflavin biosynthesis protein RibF, translated to MEIIRIHHPNLPQLKGPIVLVLGFFDGVHRGHQAVIQAGRREADRLGLPLAVMTFNQHPKIVYSRLTAAEMDYLSDLDRKMELLEANQVDMVFLVDFTYPFGSQSPQAFVEKYIVGLKAQVVVAGFDYTYGPKEEANMSTLPQHAADRFHIIEVPELVLNQEKIGSTPIRELLREGKIDEANLALGYVYETSGVVVHGEKRGRTIGFPTANIRPKAGQVQPGPGIYVVEIQVNGIWHQGMASIGYNVTFETDTGLTCEVHIFNFNQLIYGETVKVRWHHYLRGEVKFESVQGLIQQLQTDQAASQAYFQQIKKEG
- the hemW gene encoding radical SAM family heme chaperone HemW — encoded protein: MQAKAAYIHIPFCKKICHYCAFNKFFYDGQPVGDYLAALDQEMAAYGLDQTQPLDTLYIGGGTPSCLSLSELDYLLASIHRRLPLTDKTEFSFEINPGELSIEKCRLLKDQGVNRISMGVQTFNDRLLRKIGRNHREKQIYQSIDWFRQVGFENLSIDLIFRLPEQTLADFDESLTKALSLDLPHYSLYSLIIENQTVFQQLMRQGKLPLPSEDVDADMFQLAIDRLKEAGINQYEVSNFAKPGYESQHNLGYWRYTPYYGFGAGAHGFLDGTRYYNHGPVHHYLKQLRAGNKPIIDASPLDLVDQMEEFLFLALRTTQGVCLTDFQTRFGHRAEVLFADFFRQQAERGLLIEESDRIYLTTRGLFLADLVFRDLIGWLKERPQIMNKED